The Clostridium sporogenes genome contains a region encoding:
- a CDS encoding TetR/AcrR family transcriptional regulator: MPKIIKDIEEKISNASIRLFGEYGYEAVDMKLIAKESGVAVGTLYNYYSRKSELFLEVFVKSWEKTLLKLKEERDKDISKEKKINKYLEILYDDIEMRKGIGNQIIKIDFNIKNSREREQFVYFKEKIIGEIQGIFNEQISTDAIEKKYDVSLRLIETIFSVIRVMIENHKEDRRDNLDFLNIIFLSFMK; the protein is encoded by the coding sequence ATGCCAAAAATAATAAAAGATATAGAAGAGAAAATAAGCAATGCATCAATAAGGCTTTTTGGGGAATATGGATACGAGGCTGTAGATATGAAGCTTATTGCCAAAGAGTCTGGAGTAGCTGTCGGTACTTTATATAACTATTATTCTAGAAAAAGTGAATTATTTTTAGAAGTTTTCGTAAAAAGTTGGGAAAAGACTTTATTAAAATTAAAAGAAGAGAGAGATAAAGATATAAGTAAAGAAAAAAAAATAAATAAATATTTAGAAATATTATATGATGATATAGAAATGAGAAAAGGAATTGGTAACCAAATTATAAAGATAGATTTTAATATTAAAAATTCTAGAGAAAGAGAACAATTTGTTTATTTTAAAGAAAAAATTATAGGTGAAATACAGGGGATTTTTAATGAACAAATTTCTACAGATGCAATAGAAAAGAAGTATGATGTATCTCTTAGGCTTATAGAGACAATATTTTCTGTAATAAGAGTAATGATTGAAAATCATAAAGAGGATAGAAGAGATAATTTAGATTTTTTAAATATTATATTCTTATCTTTTATGAAATAA
- a CDS encoding TfoX/Sxy family DNA transformation protein, with the protein MFQKRLNNVVIDSKEKLKELGSKETLMILKGLDNDDICINTFYAFEGAIRRIRWHSLDKSTKIELKEFYKIIKAY; encoded by the coding sequence ATATTCCAAAAAAGATTAAATAATGTAGTGATTGATTCTAAAGAAAAATTAAAAGAATTAGGTAGCAAAGAGACTTTAATGATTTTGAAAGGCTTAGATAATGATGATATATGTATAAATACATTTTATGCATTTGAAGGTGCAATAAGAAGAATAAGATGGCATAGTTTAGATAAAAGTACAAAAATTGAATTAAAAGAATTTTATAAAATAATAAAAGCATATTAA
- a CDS encoding GerW family sporulation protein, with product MNANKCFDENMNAVFTKVEDHIKHENLLGAPVSVQNKTLVPVVSVTLGYGSGNISPKMNQNAADCSPTLGLGARISTDAIMVMENDSVSMLPVSQKNNMDKIINKIPEMVTNFKQNMGQNSQQAGSQNTNASQSTSTSASTQNTKKN from the coding sequence ATGAATGCTAATAAATGCTTTGATGAAAATATGAATGCTGTTTTTACTAAGGTAGAAGACCATATAAAACATGAAAATCTTTTAGGTGCTCCTGTTTCTGTCCAAAATAAAACATTAGTACCTGTAGTTTCTGTAACTTTAGGTTATGGTAGTGGAAACATTTCCCCAAAAATGAATCAAAATGCAGCAGATTGCTCTCCAACCTTAGGATTAGGTGCTAGAATCAGTACTGATGCTATAATGGTTATGGAAAATGATTCTGTATCCATGTTGCCAGTTTCTCAGAAAAACAATATGGATAAAATTATAAATAAAATACCTGAAATGGTTACTAATTTCAAACAAAATATGGGACAAAATAGCCAACAAGCTGGATCTCAAAATACCAATGCTTCTCAGTCAACATCAACAAGTGCTAGTACTCAAAACACTAAAAAGAACTAG
- a CDS encoding YtrH family sporulation protein has product MKVFLGNLVYSFMVSFGVIIGASVFSGIAAILLNHPPFKIMADISNSIKIWAVATALGGTFSSFSILEEGIFKGELRGMFKQIFYILASLIGANLAVNGIELLQKWGEYFNR; this is encoded by the coding sequence ATGAAGGTATTCTTGGGAAATTTAGTATATAGTTTTATGGTATCCTTTGGAGTAATAATAGGAGCAAGTGTTTTTTCAGGCATTGCTGCAATTTTATTAAATCACCCCCCTTTTAAAATTATGGCGGATATCTCTAATTCTATAAAAATATGGGCAGTAGCTACAGCATTAGGGGGAACATTTTCCTCTTTTTCTATTTTGGAAGAGGGAATATTTAAAGGTGAGCTAAGGGGAATGTTCAAACAAATATTTTATATTCTTGCCTCCTTAATAGGTGCTAACTTAGCGGTAAATGGCATAGAGCTTTTACAAAAATGGGGAGAATATTTCAATAGATGA
- a CDS encoding DUF2953 domain-containing protein — protein sequence MYLLNFILILIIILLLLLFIPLNINLYINSEQIDNSYIDFSWLYPFLNIRLIVNEGDIFIKIYIFKKSFKIKQIQFSTIKSNYTIKDRVNILKSLNLDYLYLDTYYGFNDPLITGILCGFINLIPNYLDKNKIYNNPNFMVDTSYFTAKAFAKINIFYAIIKILKSYIKNYNKKLSYKYR from the coding sequence ATGTATTTATTGAACTTTATTTTAATTTTAATAATAATTCTTTTATTATTATTATTTATTCCTCTAAACATAAACTTATATATAAATTCTGAGCAAATTGATAATTCTTATATAGATTTTTCTTGGTTATATCCTTTTTTAAATATTAGATTAATTGTTAATGAGGGTGATATTTTTATAAAAATCTATATTTTTAAAAAAAGCTTTAAAATTAAACAAATACAATTTAGTACTATTAAGTCTAACTATACTATTAAAGATAGAGTAAATATTCTTAAAAGTTTAAATTTAGATTATCTTTATTTAGATACTTATTATGGATTTAATGATCCTTTGATTACTGGTATATTATGTGGATTTATAAATTTAATACCTAATTATTTGGATAAAAATAAAATATATAACAATCCAAATTTTATGGTGGATACTTCTTACTTTACTGCAAAGGCATTTGCAAAAATAAATATATTTTACGCTATCATAAAAATTTTAAAATCTTATATTAAAAATTATAATAAAAAACTTTCCTACAAATATAGGTAA
- a CDS encoding DUF3267 domain-containing protein: MINYTYVKDIYLSLKDIVIAFIIIIPIHEILHSLAFPNFKQTIFGFIPKGLVSYSFFEGEITRNRLVISLIFPFIILTILPTIGLSFIRIKNNFLYVIIIINAVASYVDIFSIFILLLQVPKSTYIKNIGNKTYWKWNKKY; the protein is encoded by the coding sequence ATGATAAATTATACTTATGTAAAAGATATTTATTTAAGTTTAAAGGACATAGTTATAGCTTTTATAATTATTATACCAATCCACGAAATACTACACAGTTTGGCTTTCCCTAATTTTAAACAAACTATTTTTGGATTTATACCTAAGGGGTTAGTATCTTACTCCTTTTTTGAGGGGGAAATAACAAGGAATAGGCTAGTAATATCTCTAATTTTTCCTTTTATAATATTAACTATATTGCCAACCATAGGATTAAGTTTTATAAGGATTAAAAATAATTTTTTATATGTGATAATAATAATAAATGCAGTTGCTTCCTATGTGGATATTTTTTCTATATTTATATTGTTGTTACAGGTTCCTAAAAGTACTTATATAAAGAATATAGGAAATAAAACTTATTGGAAGTGGAATAAAAAATATTAA